The nucleotide sequence AATCATGCGAACACTGCCATCGCACATCAGAAAATTGGCCCCACCAGTATGAAATGACCAATAGTGAAACATAGAGCAAATATTGTCTGAATCACCGAGGGAGTATTGATAAGGACCTAAAGAACAATCCTTGTAGTTATCTTTGGGATACGAATTTATTTCGTGAACACCCAGGTGCATGTCAGCAGTTCCCAATCCCTCCAGGCCTAATCCAGAATACCACCAACCATAGCGATTATCCTTAGAAGGTGGACGTTCACCTACTAACAAGGTAGTGCTGGTGCCATCCGTAATGTCGGCTATACGCGTTTTTGAATCGATGTACATCACACCGGTTGTGCGATCAGCAGCCTCGCCTGATACAGCAATGTAAGATGTCAGAGAATGAGGTAACTCAAACTCGGGATCACGGCATACGAAATCGCTGAACCGTGGGTCCGATGGACAACTAACCATCCTTAACTGTTCTGTGTCAGGATGCTGATAGCCTGCAACTTGCTGTAAATGCCATGGTGAATGCTGATAAGCAACTACAGCACGTTGCCAGATCTTGTCCTGCTCAAAATGAGGGGAAATCCTGGGAACCCAACCAAGTAAAGGTTGATGAGGATCGTTAAATGAGGTTGAGCCAGGGGGGAAACTTCCGTGCGATGCATGAAATGAATGAAATGCCAGACCGAGCTGTTTTAACTGATTGATACAGATGGTACGCTCACTGGCAGAACGCACACGTTGGACAGCTGGAATAATCAGACCAGCAAGAATGGCGATAATTGCGATAATTACCAGCAATTCAACCAAACTAAAAGCACGTCGCGACATCGAAAGAATATCCTTTGCAAATCAGGATGCTACTTGGAATATCTTCGATAAACCAACAGTAACACTAGAAAAAGATTCGCTGATAACAGCCCAAAAATAAGATATTTTCGCCATGGAGGATAAATAATTTCGTAAGTACCATCCCTATTTACTTCTACTTGCAGCAATTCCTCATCTTTAACAACTGCTTTAGACAATTTTGATTTGTCTAAGACAAATCTGGTGTTCCCACCACCATCTGGAATCACCCATTGATCAATTGGAGTGCCTTCCGGTATGGGTGAACGAAATAGAGAATTGGGATCCGAAATTTTTGTTGCAATAAATTCCTTCACTTCAGATACAACACTAGGGGTGCCATTGGTGTTGAATGTAGTTAACACCATACTTTTTGGCAGCCAGTACGATTCTGTATATTGATAGTCAAATTGCATCGCTTCCTGCAAGATAGGCTGTTCACCAGGTGATTTTCGAAATCTACGAATCTCTTTGATCGCGTAATCTTTAGTGCTGTCAACAATAATGTTGTAGTACGTACCGAACTTTCCGTAAGGACGAGTTTGAAATTCTATGTGATTCTCTGGTAATATACGATGCACGCTAAGCCAGCTGGGATCTGGCGTGTAGTTAATTTTTAATCGTGTGTCATCTCCAGGTTGTAGTAATAAGCATGCATACGAATTCAAGATGCAATGATACTGACTATACATTAAGGAGCTGCTAACAACCCCCTTTTGTATCATGTATTTTGGGTTGTCTGCAATAGTGGTATCGAGTTTTCCATCAAAATAAATCGATCCAACTAAAGAATTAAATTTACCATTATAGATTTCGATTGATTCAGTGAATCTCTTGCCTGTTCGATCTTTTTTGTCAATTTTCTTTGTCGCAATCTTTGTTCGTTCGTTAGCAAAGTCTACTGCCATCGTGATATCGCCCAGACTGAAGGGTTTGCGTTTGACACCAGAATCATATGATGTATTGAATGGCGTATACTGGTACTGGAAAATTGGATACTCATGCTGCCTCCGTTTCCAGGCAGAGATTGCTTTGAGAATTTCTGGATCATGATCCTGGGCAGCCCCAAAAGAGGCCACTACAAAATTATGGACGATCAACCATACAAACAGTATAAATCTATGCATTGCTCTATCCAATGGAACTTAGGGCATGGGCATGTCGATCAATGTTACTTCGCATTTTTGTCTTCCAACTTCATTTTCCTTACCGACTTGCTTTCATCCCAAACCTTCGCCAATTTTGAAGGTTGTTGATAATTTGTCGAGTTAGTCTACAGCATCCACTGCATCTTCTTCATCCGATTTTTTTGAAAGCCAGCGAAATGACAGCAGCATATTCTGATCGTCCTGGCATCTGAGCAACAGCACTTAAATACTCATCCTCGATAGTAACAATTCTGACGGGTTTTGCAACCTTTTTTCGATTTTCCCCATTTTTTTCACAAACTGCTTTACTCAGCTATTATCGCGTCGGAAAAATTTCTACAGGAGAGTTTACTTGTCTCACCAATACGGATCTGCCCTTGTTGTTTGGGATACAATAACTGTACCTAAGAGATAAGGGGGTTGGACATGAAACGAGTAGTAGCGATGATGTTGCTGGCGGTGGGAATGGTTTCCCTGTTAGCAGACGAGCCGGCAAAGAATCCAGCCGCGGGGCAGCCAAAAGGGAAAGCAGGGGATAAGGAATTTGTGCGTGATCGCGACACGTTTCACTTCCTGCTGAGCAACCACAAAGAGATCACCCGCACGGTGAAAATGCTGGACAATGGCGTGGAAACATTTACCGAATCGAAGAATCCCGAGGTGGCGAAAAAGATTCAGGAACATGTGCCCGCGATGTACGAACGGTTGAAATCCGGTAAAGGCGTGCGGTACTGGGATCCTCTTTTTGCGGAAGCGTTTCGCCACGGCAAAAAGATGAAAATGG is from Zavarzinella sp. and encodes:
- a CDS encoding DUF1559 domain-containing protein, which codes for MSRRAFSLVELLVIIAIIAILAGLIIPAVQRVRSASERTICINQLKQLGLAFHSFHASHGSFPPGSTSFNDPHQPLLGWVPRISPHFEQDKIWQRAVVAYQHSPWHLQQVAGYQHPDTEQLRMVSCPSDPRFSDFVCRDPEFELPHSLTSYIAVSGEAADRTTGVMYIDSKTRIADITDGTSTTLLVGERPPSKDNRYGWWYSGLGLEGLGTADMHLGVHEINSYPKDNYKDCSLGPYQYSLGDSDNICSMFHYWSFHTGGANFLMCDGSVRMIRYAGNSSLLSLATRASQDIVNDQ